The Silurus meridionalis isolate SWU-2019-XX chromosome 26, ASM1480568v1, whole genome shotgun sequence region TCGCCCGTGTGAGTGCGCTGGTGCTGCTGAAGATGACTCGCACGGTTAAAGCATTTCCcgcacactgagcactggaacGGCTTCTCTCCGGTGTGGATGTGCTGGTGGAACTGGAGGTGGCTCTGGTGAATAAAGCTTTTTCCACACAGCGTGCAATGGTAGGGTTTCTCACCCGTGTGAATGCGCTGGTGAGTCTGCAGATTGTTTTGGTGATTAAAACTTTTCCCGCACTCGGAGCACTGAAAGGGTTTTTCTCCAGTGTGAGTGCGCTGGTGCTGCTGAAGGTGACCGAGGTGAGTGAAGCCTCGCCGCACTGCGTGCACTGATACGGACGTTCTCCTGTGTGGATGCGCTGGTGCTGCTGGAGATGACTCTGGTGATTAAAACTTTTCCCGCAGTGTGAGCACTGGAACGGTTTCTCTCCGGTGTGGATGCGCTCGTGCGTTTGCAGGTGGCTTTTCTGAGTGAAACTCCTCCCACACTGTGCGCAATGGAACGGTTTCTCTCCGGTGTGAATGCGCTCGTGTCTGATGAGAGTGCCTTTGTTACTGAAACTCTTCCACACGACGAACACTGGTGCATCTTCTTCCCCGTGGGAATGCACTGGTGTAACTGGAGAACGCTCGGCTGAGGAAAATCTTTCCCGCAATCCGAGCAGCGATGGAGTTCCTGCTGTTTTTGTCCATTAGAGGCCCTTGCGCTCTGAGAACCCGAGGACGTCTGCTGACTAGCGGAACTCCTGGTTGGCATCAGAGTCTCAAATTTAATCTCTCCAGAATTCAGCAGTCTCAAATACTCCTCATAGTGGCATCTCCTGACGTGTTTGTGAAAGTAGACTTGAGAAGTATAGGATGCAGGACACAGGGAGCAGGAGAACACTTGGGTGCTGTTCAACCCTAAAGCAGAAAAgaattaagaaagaaaatattgaaatgCATCATCAATGCCCTACGCTCAACACTTCTATTTGGTAAAGTTCTAGAAATATTgcagataaacagacaaaagATAATGACattttgattattaataattctGATAATGAAAAGAAGTATGAGTAGATTAGGGGTAGGAGTATGAGTAGGGGGTAAGGGGAGGAGTATGAGTAGGGGGTAAGGGGTAGGGAGTATGAGTAGGGGGTAAGGGTAAGGGGTAGGAGTATGAGTAGGGGGTAAGGGGTGGGAGTATGAGTAGGGGGTATGAGTGGGGGTAAGGGGAGGAGTATGAGTGGGGGTATGAGTAGGGGGTAAGGGGTAGGAGTATGAGTAGGGGGTAAGGGGAGGAGTATGAGTGGGGGTAAGGGTAAGGGGTAGGAGTATGAGTGGGGGTAAGGGGAGGAGTATGAGTGGGGGTATGAGTAAGGGGTAGGGAGTATGAGTGGGGGTGGGGTAGGGAGTATGAGTAGGGGGTAAGTGGTAGGAGTATGAGTAGGGGGTATGAGTGGGGGTATGAGTGGGGGTAAGGGTAAGGGGTAGGGAGTATGAGTGGGGGTAAGTGGTAGGAGTATGAGTGGGGGTATGAGTAAGGGGTAGGGAGTATGAGTAGGGGGTAAGGAGTAGGGGGTAAGGGGTAGGGAGTATGAGTAGTGGGTAAGTGGTAGGAGTATGAGTAGGGGGTATGAGTAAGGGGTAGGGAGTATGAGTAGGGGGTAAGGGGTAGGGAGTATGAGTAGGGGGTAAGTGGTAGGAGTATGAGTAGGGGGTAAGGGGTAGGAGTATGAGTAGGGGTAGGGAGTATGAGTAGGGAGTATGAGTAGGGGGTAAGGGGTAGGGAGTATGAGTAGGGGGTAAGTGTGGTAGGAGTATGAGTAGGGGGTATGAGTAAGGGGTAGGGAGTATGAGTAGGGAGTATGAGTGGGGGTATGAGTGGGGGTAAGGGGTAGGGAGTATGAGTAGGGGGTAAGGGGAGGAGTATGAGTAGGGGGTAAGGGGAGGAGTATGAGTAGGGGTAGGGAGTATGAGTAGGGGGTAAGGGGAGGAGTATGAGTAGGGGTAAAGAAGGATGAAGGGGGTATAAATCGGGTAGGAGTATGAATAAggggtaccgtggaaattgtGCTaatgttggctgaaggaggagaaggagaggagaaagatgtctacagagacagcagggaaaggagaagtggaggagagtggaggagagtggaggaagacgtctacagagatggcagggaaaggagcagtgtaggagagtggaggagaagtagaggaggaagacgtctacagagacagcagggaaaggagaagtggaggagagtggaggttcaggttggtactatgactggtaaagtgagagagggagctgatatgatggagaggagaaaggtagagatgttttgtgttcaggagaccaagtggaaagggagaaagagcaggaacattggaggtgtttaaactgttctatcataaACCAGGAAGTATTTACTAGATATGCAAACCACTGCGCTACAATTACAATGTGTACGTAACCATTTGCAAAGCACTTTTTCTTCCAGAGGTAGTGAAACGCGATGCTGAGATCTTTGGCGTATTCTTCTCCATACCACAGCAACAGCTCTTGTCCTGGTTCAATAGGTCGAGAGCAACGGTAGAAAATCCCACCTCGGTACTGAAAAGCCACCAAATTCTGCTCTTCATCATTACGAGCACAATTCACGTACCTGAGAGGATGAGGAGCagaaaagagggagggagagagagagagagagataggggcGGTATAGGAGAGTCATGAGGAGCACATGGTGGCAGAAGGAGATTCAGAAGATGGTTGAGATGTTTGAGAAGAAAGGTTAATACAGTTTGAGTTTTTCACCTCATCCAGTTAGCGTGTATTTCTCTCTTGGCGTCGATGTACTGCTCACACTGTCTCCTATTGGATATCTGAAAAACATGATGACGCCGTGTTATAAAGCCAGAAGTTTGTGCACCCCTGACTATCACATCTTCATGTTCTGGTCTCGTTCCAGATTTATTCCCTTTCCTGTTGGAATGAGCTTTACTCGTCTGGCCAGTCTTTCCACTAGCTGTGAGCGATTGGTCTGTTTAGCTCTGTTTTTCACCACATTTCGATTTAAAACATCCTGAAGGACACAGGAACATTTCACTCATGCTTTTTGAAGTTACACTTTAAACTCTTTGCTAATTAAACCTCGCTTCTGCATGCTGCCTGCAAGATCTGTTTTAATCTCCAGTAGATAATGTGAACTTACCACCCATGAGTAGCCGCTCTTCATTGCTTCCTCTCGGTCCACCAGCTCTCCTTCATATGGTCCAAAGTGCACACC contains the following coding sequences:
- the LOC124379742 gene encoding histone-lysine N-methyltransferase PRDM9-like translates to METSLTSDEGTSGFLGRVIVVNEDNGGLETPFKEEPRDEYNLRGETSEQQNEEFQMKLIKKEDDEEAEDEDYLYCEICKSFFINKCELHGPPLFIPDTPVLIGVWDRARQTLPPFLEIRKSDIPDAGLGVFNTGGTVPVGVHFGPYEGELVDREEAMKSGYSWVISNRRQCEQYIDAKREIHANWMRYVNCARNDEEQNLVAFQYRGGIFYRCSRPIEPGQELLLWYGEEYAKDLSIAFHYLWKKKCFANGLNSTQVFSCSLCPASYTSQVYFHKHVRRCHYEEYLRLLNSGEIKFETLMPTRSSASQQTSSGSQSARASNGQKQQELHRCSDCGKDFPQPSVLQLHQCIPTGKKMHQCSSCGRVSVTKALSSDTSAFTPERNRSIAHSVGGVSLRKATCKRTSASTPERNRSSAHTAGKVLITRVISSSTSASTQENVRISARSAARLHSPRSPSAAPAHSHWRKTLSVLRVREKF